Proteins encoded by one window of Paenibacillus sp. DCT19:
- a CDS encoding DUF5050 domain-containing protein has product MNKWLAKLQRSMGALLICALVGGATLVGGAEVQAATLSQSSVYYDSDGVLYKVTGDGSETTEVLIDYEGTDPVQAGSYLYYLQSKSSTTLLRVPNDGSSDAAETYATGVLDYYTDNGFIYYLDTTGQIYRANGNSAASSATKIADKADTEFPMFSVSKGRVYYNGLVNGNTWFVSKASNGSGAVQRIASGAVESRYLLNEAKNELQVMLNTNPYEDFYSTNAMVLYKVNYNTGKGTAVNPKSKLDVNAVYSGGWGNNLYVYNKGIVLDSNKDYNYATGKAFALTSAGKTFQVHSKSVREVTALGTDKVVIIDADKKAYGKTFTSNKVSKSTTLNLNNVTYASNQYTNSTPTTVYISGNNGLYSVTTAFKVTKLTSEEWDTFLFRNNVPGVFYINADDLYRLYHVNANGTGKKALSDVYLDDIRLVTSN; this is encoded by the coding sequence ATGAACAAATGGTTAGCCAAATTGCAGCGCTCCATGGGAGCATTGCTGATCTGTGCACTAGTGGGGGGAGCAACACTTGTTGGTGGTGCTGAGGTACAAGCTGCGACGCTTAGTCAGTCCAGCGTGTATTATGATTCGGATGGTGTTCTCTACAAGGTAACTGGGGATGGAAGTGAAACTACTGAAGTATTGATCGATTATGAAGGTACTGATCCAGTTCAGGCAGGATCATATCTCTATTACCTGCAATCCAAGTCTTCTACAACGTTGCTTAGAGTGCCGAATGATGGATCAAGTGATGCTGCAGAAACATATGCAACGGGTGTACTGGACTACTACACAGATAACGGATTCATTTATTATCTAGATACAACAGGGCAGATCTATCGGGCAAACGGTAATAGCGCTGCATCTTCTGCTACGAAGATTGCTGATAAAGCCGATACAGAATTCCCGATGTTCTCTGTCAGTAAAGGTCGTGTATACTACAACGGTCTCGTGAATGGCAACACATGGTTTGTCTCCAAAGCTTCCAATGGTAGCGGAGCCGTGCAACGGATCGCATCTGGTGCTGTAGAGAGTCGTTACCTGTTGAATGAAGCCAAAAATGAATTGCAAGTGATGCTGAATACGAACCCTTACGAGGATTTCTATTCCACCAATGCAATGGTTCTGTACAAAGTAAACTATAATACGGGCAAGGGTACGGCGGTTAACCCTAAGTCTAAGCTCGATGTGAACGCGGTGTACTCCGGTGGCTGGGGAAACAACCTTTACGTTTATAACAAAGGCATCGTGCTTGATAGCAACAAGGATTATAACTATGCAACAGGTAAAGCCTTCGCTCTGACTTCTGCGGGCAAGACCTTCCAGGTTCACAGCAAGAGTGTTCGAGAAGTAACAGCCCTAGGAACAGATAAAGTAGTCATCATTGATGCAGACAAAAAAGCTTACGGCAAAACGTTTACTAGCAACAAGGTATCCAAATCGACTACCCTGAACCTGAACAACGTAACCTATGCATCCAATCAGTACACCAACAGCACACCAACTACGGTGTACATCTCAGGCAACAACGGACTTTACTCTGTAACAACAGCCTTCAAGGTGACGAAGCTTACCAGCGAAGAGTGGGATACTTTCCTATTTAGAAACAATGTGCCAGGCGTGTTCTATATCAATGCGGATGACCTCTATCGCTTGTACCACGTAAATGCCAACGGCACAGGCAAAAAAGCACTTAGTGACGTATATCTTGACGATATCCGATTGGTTACATCAAACTAA
- a CDS encoding Gfo/Idh/MocA family oxidoreductase: protein MLNMAIIGFGNAVVNYHLPYLERSDNIKVKKIYRREEDRIGDTEREAYYPHITFTMDFDDVLQDNEIELIVVATHVDSHIEYAKQALEHGKHVLVEKPFAATSAEAQDIFELAERKNLIAMANQNRRFDGDFLTLKNVIESGKLGNIHEIQSHYDYFKPSWIRPGFGLMHGLAVHTIDQMVSLFGKADRIHYDVRSLVYPGQADDYIDIDFHYGLTKVTIKCSLLVKIAHPKFIVHGDRGSFVKYSSGHQTKNGEGPTQVSFEREPEENWGTLTYVDDEGETHTEKVPSEITDYGLLYERLVQAIRHQGESPIKNEEVLYVLDILKDGVEAAKQAQSYN from the coding sequence ATGTTGAATATGGCGATCATTGGATTTGGTAATGCTGTTGTCAATTATCACCTGCCTTATCTGGAGAGATCAGATAACATCAAGGTGAAGAAGATCTATCGGCGTGAGGAAGATCGGATTGGAGATACAGAGAGAGAAGCGTATTATCCCCATATTACGTTTACGATGGATTTCGATGACGTACTTCAAGATAACGAGATTGAATTAATTGTTGTAGCAACACATGTGGACAGTCACATTGAATATGCGAAGCAAGCCTTGGAGCATGGAAAACACGTATTGGTAGAAAAACCGTTTGCTGCAACGTCAGCCGAGGCACAGGACATTTTCGAGCTTGCTGAGCGCAAAAATCTAATCGCTATGGCGAATCAGAACCGCAGATTTGATGGGGACTTCTTGACTTTGAAGAACGTAATCGAGAGTGGAAAATTGGGCAATATCCATGAAATCCAATCTCATTATGATTATTTCAAACCATCCTGGATCAGACCTGGGTTTGGGTTAATGCATGGTTTGGCTGTGCATACCATTGATCAGATGGTATCTCTATTTGGTAAAGCGGATCGCATTCATTATGATGTCCGAAGTCTGGTTTATCCGGGTCAGGCGGATGATTATATCGACATTGATTTTCACTATGGCTTGACCAAAGTAACGATTAAATGCAGTCTGCTAGTCAAGATTGCACATCCCAAGTTTATCGTTCATGGTGACCGTGGTAGCTTCGTTAAATATAGCAGTGGCCATCAAACCAAAAATGGGGAAGGACCAACGCAGGTATCCTTTGAAAGAGAGCCTGAAGAGAATTGGGGCACTCTGACTTATGTAGATGATGAGGGAGAAACTCATACCGAGAAAGTACCTTCTGAAATTACGGATTATGGGCTTTTATATGAGAGATTAGTCCAGGCGATCCGGCATCAAGGGGAATCACCGATCAAGAATGAAGAGGTATTATATGTACTCGATATATTAAAAGATGGGGTCGAGGCTGCGAAGCAAGCCCAATCATACAACTGA
- a CDS encoding MurR/RpiR family transcriptional regulator — protein sequence MESRLLQKLKYAEKLTTQEKHIVDFILNNPHTVFQSTAHELAQLTYTSSSTIVRLCKKLGTQGYPDFQLKLALEYQPSSPPFRSEDQLIAEQGNVLAAIESVPYLYEQALNETRRLLNPSVLQRIIDWVRQSSRIDIYGNDMNYYLAQQACTKMNELGISAIAHNSPNLHYLNTMTPSQTTLSFVISHTGENLSMIDAATILSQKSMKVIAVTSNNHSTLSRQCTETLLTHGYYEQLRLSKMSTMVSVLYLFDILYMGSISDSY from the coding sequence ATGGAATCCCGGCTACTTCAAAAATTAAAATATGCAGAGAAACTAACGACACAAGAAAAGCATATTGTCGACTTTATTTTGAACAATCCCCACACTGTTTTTCAGTCAACGGCACATGAACTTGCTCAGTTAACCTATACAAGCTCTTCGACAATCGTTCGTTTATGCAAAAAACTGGGTACCCAAGGGTACCCAGACTTTCAACTGAAGCTTGCGCTGGAATATCAGCCTAGTTCTCCTCCATTCCGCTCTGAGGATCAGCTAATCGCCGAACAAGGTAATGTGCTCGCAGCTATTGAATCCGTTCCTTACCTCTATGAACAAGCACTGAATGAAACTCGCCGTCTATTAAATCCCTCTGTTCTGCAACGAATTATAGATTGGGTGAGACAATCAAGTCGGATTGATATCTATGGTAATGACATGAACTATTATCTAGCCCAACAGGCCTGCACCAAGATGAACGAACTGGGCATATCCGCCATTGCTCATAATAGTCCTAATTTGCATTATTTGAACACCATGACTCCTAGTCAGACGACGCTTTCATTTGTCATATCGCATACAGGAGAGAATCTGTCTATGATTGATGCAGCCACAATTCTTAGTCAGAAGTCCATGAAGGTCATCGCAGTCACGAGCAACAATCATTCAACTCTGTCCAGACAGTGCACTGAAACGCTTCTTACCCATGGATATTATGAACAGCTACGTCTTTCCAAGATGTCCACTATGGTCTCTGTGCTCTATCTTTTCGATATCCTATATATGGGCAGTATTAGCGACTCCTACTAG
- a CDS encoding HSP90 family protein produces the protein MTASNEYRFQVNLSGMIQILSNHLYSSPKVFLRELMQNATDAITGRAEVEPGFKGNVRVELTGTGEQLTMMVEDNGVGLTEADIHEFLAMIGQSSKRDPQSLLQGETSFIGRFGIGLLSCFMVSNEIVMLTQSVKGGPSMEWRGKPDGTYTIRQLDTQLSPGTKVYLRSTLEAAHYFEKDYVQQALFYYGALLPYPVTIDSEGVQSIVNAESPDWLIAPERARGRKAEVLAFGERLLGEKFQDFIPLTTASGRTGGIAYVLPHAVNLNVKRSHRVYLKRMLVSEKAENILPEWAFFVKCLIWTDELQPTASREHFYENEKLEEVRSELGDALRQGLADMAETQTERLQKIIRLHALSMKALAVEDMEFFRMIHRWLPFDSTRGHRELGEILDEQETLYFTTTVDEYRQIHHVASAQSMLVINGGYIYDSSLMESLPMVAENVKTERIEPDEVSMSFTDVPPAERNRYYDALRLADSALQRFRCRAEVKGFKPTDLPVLFTLSQESSTLRALEKASEETTDLFSSVLGSLSSGIGSAGYSTLYLNVSNPVIQRVLTSPDAQMTPIAIEMLYVNALMMGHYPMNRQELEVMNQGIVRFIDWGLQANTKPQEGNE, from the coding sequence ATGACAGCATCTAATGAGTATCGCTTTCAGGTTAACCTGAGCGGAATGATCCAGATTTTATCGAATCACTTGTACAGTAGCCCTAAAGTATTTTTACGTGAACTGATGCAAAATGCGACGGATGCGATTACAGGCCGCGCGGAAGTGGAGCCGGGATTCAAGGGGAATGTTCGAGTGGAGCTTACAGGTACCGGTGAACAGTTAACGATGATGGTAGAGGATAATGGCGTCGGATTAACTGAAGCGGATATCCATGAGTTTCTGGCGATGATTGGTCAATCATCCAAGCGGGACCCACAGTCACTTTTACAAGGAGAAACCTCATTTATCGGCCGGTTTGGAATCGGGCTATTATCCTGCTTCATGGTGAGCAATGAGATTGTCATGCTGACACAATCTGTGAAGGGCGGACCATCCATGGAGTGGAGAGGGAAGCCAGATGGTACATACACAATTCGGCAGCTGGACACACAATTATCCCCGGGAACCAAAGTATATTTGCGCTCCACGCTCGAAGCAGCCCATTATTTTGAAAAGGATTATGTACAACAGGCGTTATTCTATTACGGCGCTTTGCTACCTTACCCAGTTACGATAGACAGTGAAGGTGTGCAGAGCATCGTGAATGCTGAGTCGCCTGATTGGCTAATTGCGCCTGAACGAGCGAGAGGGCGGAAGGCCGAAGTATTGGCCTTTGGTGAGCGATTGTTAGGTGAGAAATTCCAAGATTTTATTCCACTGACAACCGCCTCAGGGCGCACAGGGGGGATTGCTTACGTATTGCCCCATGCTGTGAATTTGAACGTCAAGCGTTCACACCGCGTTTATCTGAAACGCATGCTCGTATCGGAGAAGGCAGAGAATATTTTGCCAGAGTGGGCATTCTTCGTGAAATGTCTGATCTGGACAGATGAACTTCAGCCGACGGCATCACGGGAGCATTTTTATGAAAATGAGAAGCTGGAAGAGGTACGCTCTGAATTAGGAGACGCGCTTCGTCAGGGGCTCGCTGATATGGCTGAGACTCAGACTGAACGATTACAGAAGATTATTCGTCTACATGCGCTGTCTATGAAGGCTCTGGCTGTGGAGGATATGGAGTTCTTCCGCATGATTCACCGCTGGTTGCCGTTTGACAGCACCCGAGGCCACCGGGAATTAGGAGAAATATTGGATGAACAGGAGACACTCTATTTCACCACAACAGTAGATGAGTATCGTCAGATTCATCATGTTGCTTCCGCGCAGTCCATGCTGGTTATTAATGGCGGTTATATATATGACAGTTCACTAATGGAGAGCCTGCCTATGGTGGCAGAGAACGTCAAGACCGAACGGATAGAGCCAGATGAAGTGTCGATGAGCTTTACCGATGTGCCGCCAGCTGAACGCAATCGTTATTATGATGCTTTGCGTCTTGCGGATTCAGCCTTACAGCGTTTTCGCTGCCGAGCAGAGGTGAAAGGGTTCAAACCGACCGATCTGCCCGTGCTGTTCACACTTTCACAGGAATCCTCAACGCTACGTGCACTTGAGAAAGCAAGTGAAGAGACTACGGATTTATTTTCTTCTGTACTTGGCTCTCTATCTTCAGGCATTGGATCTGCAGGATATTCAACGTTATATCTGAATGTAAGTAATCCCGTAATACAGCGGGTATTAACGTCACCGGATGCTCAGATGACACCGATTGCCATTGAAATGTTGTACGTGAATGCATTGATGATGGGTCATTACCCGATGAACCGCCAGGAGCTTGAAGTAATGAATCAAGGCATTGTTCGTTTCATTGATTGGGGTCTGCAGGCGAATACGAAACCACAGGAGGGAAATGAATGA
- a CDS encoding DUF3169 family protein produces MTNSTATVKSRHRWLRLLMYMAGGALVGFLTASGLLNAPSDLNWKLSVYYDYDLLFGILGFLFLMFAAWNTVILTRMPTSPNLEEDLPSDADSLDSPAERSLGRAMIISSFNVILSFTWLALSLSLFASTQTVVNSPETFNLINLIASGIAIFTVVLLQNITIKRYNTYFPDRTLDINARNMHQEHFNKLDEGEKWIVYRAAYRSFRAMNVLLSIGMISMVLYSIFFSFAPFPIVVLSGIWVILIGIYYREVYRASKS; encoded by the coding sequence ATGACCAATTCAACTGCAACCGTAAAATCGAGACACCGTTGGTTACGTCTGCTGATGTATATGGCTGGAGGCGCGCTTGTTGGTTTCTTAACTGCTAGTGGATTACTGAATGCACCGAGCGATCTAAACTGGAAGCTCTCTGTATACTACGATTATGATCTCCTATTCGGCATACTTGGCTTCTTATTTCTGATGTTCGCTGCATGGAATACAGTGATTCTGACTCGTATGCCTACTAGCCCTAATCTGGAAGAAGATCTCCCTAGTGATGCTGATTCCCTGGATTCACCGGCTGAACGTTCATTAGGAAGAGCGATGATTATTAGCAGTTTTAATGTAATCCTGTCGTTTACGTGGTTAGCTCTCTCCCTGTCATTATTCGCTTCAACACAGACAGTCGTTAACTCTCCTGAAACTTTCAATCTCATTAACTTAATTGCTTCTGGCATCGCCATATTTACAGTAGTTTTGCTACAAAACATAACAATTAAACGATATAATACTTATTTCCCAGATCGTACGCTAGATATCAATGCACGTAACATGCATCAAGAGCACTTCAATAAGCTAGATGAAGGTGAGAAATGGATTGTCTATCGCGCAGCCTACCGTTCCTTCCGCGCCATGAATGTCCTCCTTAGTATTGGAATGATCTCTATGGTGCTCTATTCTATCTTTTTCTCCTTTGCCCCTTTCCCTATTGTCGTCCTGTCTGGAATCTGGGTTATCCTCATCGGCATCTATTATCGTGAGGTCTATCGTGCAAGCAAATCTTAA
- a CDS encoding helix-turn-helix transcriptional regulator yields MEELHNHVRELRARDRLSQAELAKLINASRQTIALIERGDYSPSVVLALKIAKVFNEPVEQIFELKGGD; encoded by the coding sequence ATGGAAGAATTACACAACCACGTGCGGGAGTTACGAGCCAGAGACCGTCTATCTCAAGCAGAACTGGCTAAATTAATCAACGCCTCTCGTCAAACCATTGCCCTCATTGAACGCGGAGATTACTCTCCTTCTGTCGTTCTGGCATTGAAAATAGCCAAAGTTTTTAATGAACCTGTTGAACAAATTTTTGAATTGAAGGGTGGAGATTAA
- a CDS encoding MFS transporter: MRYIDLHRNIQIRIITDFFTDLTQKSIIPFMAIYLSLQIGAGWAGLLLTFNIIGSMLVGLWAGYWSDRIGRKKLMVIAQLLQVFALFWLAAANSPWLNSVPLTCLMFFLSSLSSGITVPIANAMIVDVSSEPERHYVYGLQYWTTNAAVTIGALMGGLLFESLRFILFSIVWVESLVTLVILIFHIHETMDRRHTILSHMAIPTMPKNIFYTYIDVLKDKRFMVFLTATVLAFSLEFQLDKYIAVRLKNEFSAQLFQWDITGLQMFSLIMAINTVLVVLIAIPFTKWMGRFPSRKVMTVGMCLYTAGFAFLGFSNWTLLLIICTVILTVGELMYSPVRQVLLAGMIPDSNRAAYMAVDGMSYNVAALLGSLGLTLGAFVPSYGMAAIYALLGIASLFFFRRTLTLRSPVTPTQHDSVGHADAS; this comes from the coding sequence ATGAGATACATCGACTTACATCGTAATATTCAGATCCGAATCATCACCGATTTCTTTACGGATCTAACGCAGAAATCCATCATTCCTTTTATGGCAATCTACCTGAGTCTTCAGATTGGCGCAGGCTGGGCAGGCTTGTTACTGACATTTAACATTATCGGGTCCATGCTGGTTGGGTTATGGGCGGGATATTGGTCTGATCGAATCGGAAGAAAGAAATTGATGGTCATCGCTCAACTGCTGCAGGTATTCGCTCTGTTCTGGCTAGCTGCCGCTAACTCGCCGTGGTTGAATTCAGTTCCTTTAACCTGCTTGATGTTTTTCCTTAGTAGCCTAAGCTCCGGGATCACGGTTCCGATAGCCAATGCCATGATTGTCGATGTGAGCAGTGAACCTGAGCGCCATTATGTATATGGACTACAATATTGGACAACCAACGCAGCCGTTACGATCGGTGCTTTGATGGGGGGACTGTTATTTGAATCCTTGCGTTTCATTCTATTTAGTATTGTATGGGTAGAGAGCCTGGTCACCTTGGTTATCCTTATCTTTCATATTCATGAAACAATGGATAGAAGACATACAATTTTGTCTCACATGGCAATACCAACCATGCCAAAGAACATCTTCTATACATACATCGATGTCCTTAAAGACAAGCGATTTATGGTCTTCCTTACCGCTACTGTGCTTGCCTTCTCTTTGGAATTCCAATTAGACAAGTATATTGCGGTTAGGCTAAAAAACGAATTCAGTGCTCAGCTGTTTCAGTGGGATATCACAGGTCTGCAAATGTTCAGCCTCATTATGGCGATCAACACCGTACTCGTTGTGCTCATTGCTATTCCTTTCACCAAATGGATGGGACGGTTTCCTTCTCGAAAAGTGATGACGGTTGGCATGTGTCTGTACACTGCTGGTTTTGCCTTTCTCGGATTCAGTAACTGGACGTTATTGCTCATCATATGCACCGTAATACTTACGGTTGGAGAGCTGATGTATTCTCCTGTGCGGCAAGTTCTGCTTGCAGGTATGATCCCTGATTCCAATCGAGCTGCTTATATGGCTGTTGACGGCATGAGCTATAACGTAGCTGCACTGCTCGGAAGCTTGGGACTCACGCTTGGTGCCTTCGTCCCTTCATACGGAATGGCAGCCATCTATGCGCTGCTGGGAATCGCTTCTCTATTCTTTTTCCGTCGGACGTTGACGTTGCGATCACCAGTTACACCAACTCAACATGATTCTGTAGGTCATGCAGATGCTTCTTAA
- a CDS encoding SgrR family transcriptional regulator, whose product MTEHYIQLRLIFSHVHEEEEVEITMGVLATHLCCTMRNMNLIMNKFLDNGWVRWSPQRGRGKKSILVFRLSLQEVAGEWFERLLHNNKIEEAYALAASLPFLIRENVMRRLQSQFGLRSDQSARGGWTHSVFHRKRRSRR is encoded by the coding sequence GTGACGGAACATTATATCCAACTACGGTTGATCTTTTCCCATGTTCATGAAGAGGAAGAAGTAGAGATAACGATGGGTGTACTAGCAACTCATTTGTGCTGTACCATGCGTAATATGAATTTAATCATGAACAAATTTTTGGATAACGGTTGGGTCAGATGGAGCCCGCAGCGGGGAAGAGGCAAAAAGTCGATACTTGTTTTTCGTTTATCGTTACAAGAAGTGGCTGGGGAATGGTTTGAACGTCTACTACATAACAACAAAATAGAAGAAGCATACGCACTGGCTGCATCGTTACCGTTCCTCATTCGAGAAAATGTAATGCGCAGGCTACAGAGTCAATTCGGTCTTCGTTCGGATCAGAGTGCTCGGGGAGGGTGGACACACTCCGTATTCCACAGGAAACGTCGTTCGAGACGTTAG
- a CDS encoding ABC transporter substrate-binding protein gives MDTLRIPQETSFETLDPTQAVVWGDVGIVAEVFDRLVRYNAERDVCEPGLAMAWESNPEGTEWTFYLHKGVLFHHGRVLEAEDVQYTFERILSSVDNPCKALFGSIQMVETFDDLTVRFMLKAPNFMFPDLMSSINASILPRDVEINPLHPIGTGPYRLVRNDPNILVLEVFSSYFRGRAFIDRVEVWQLPEAGRGESVIRQELFPDGNPHAVQHEVQGGVFMTFNMRKSGPHLDISFRRAIRELMHPQAMADALNRPAIQPTYSLVRKHDQGNQREEEMNPLDAEKHPREVTMEQQKWNEVEEDMAPNVGVGIGVDGSSLVRASAWLKCSNYAGETVNVWVEEGVNMEHDMVWFAKRCEQIGLHVNIVPGDVVKAIYHNELQAYDLIYTGEVFDDHVVRSLITMYTFQKTLFLSVMDDHWRHELERGCDQIVAMQKPEERMESLLQLEDRLIQEAILLPVYSFSEVHSHHPSLRDYHVMGYGMPDLRRLWVKRSPTAPEESSSYSAYIPLW, from the coding sequence GTGGACACACTCCGTATTCCACAGGAAACGTCGTTCGAGACGTTAGATCCAACCCAGGCTGTTGTGTGGGGCGATGTGGGGATCGTTGCAGAAGTGTTCGATCGCTTGGTGCGTTACAATGCAGAGCGCGATGTTTGTGAGCCAGGACTTGCGATGGCATGGGAGAGCAATCCTGAGGGAACGGAATGGACGTTTTATTTACATAAAGGAGTACTCTTTCACCATGGCAGAGTCCTTGAGGCAGAGGATGTGCAGTATACCTTTGAACGCATCTTATCCAGTGTGGACAACCCATGTAAAGCCTTGTTTGGTTCGATTCAGATGGTGGAGACGTTCGACGATTTGACGGTTCGCTTTATGCTGAAGGCACCCAACTTTATGTTTCCTGATTTGATGAGCAGCATAAATGCATCTATTTTGCCACGAGATGTTGAGATAAACCCGCTTCATCCGATTGGTACAGGACCGTATCGCTTGGTTCGAAATGACCCGAACATCCTGGTTCTGGAGGTCTTCTCTTCTTATTTCCGAGGGCGTGCGTTTATCGATCGTGTAGAGGTATGGCAGCTTCCGGAAGCAGGGCGGGGCGAATCCGTGATCAGACAGGAGCTGTTTCCAGACGGTAACCCACATGCGGTACAGCATGAAGTACAAGGCGGGGTTTTTATGACGTTTAATATGCGCAAAAGCGGCCCCCATCTCGATATCTCTTTTCGTCGTGCCATACGAGAGCTTATGCATCCACAAGCGATGGCGGATGCTTTGAATCGTCCAGCGATCCAGCCAACATATAGTCTGGTTCGTAAGCATGACCAAGGGAATCAGCGGGAGGAAGAGATGAATCCGTTGGATGCAGAGAAGCACCCGAGAGAAGTGACGATGGAACAACAGAAGTGGAATGAAGTGGAGGAAGATATGGCTCCAAATGTAGGTGTAGGCATTGGCGTAGATGGATCTTCTCTGGTAAGAGCTTCGGCATGGTTGAAATGTAGCAATTACGCAGGAGAGACGGTGAACGTGTGGGTTGAAGAGGGCGTGAACATGGAGCATGACATGGTTTGGTTCGCTAAACGGTGTGAACAGATTGGTCTGCATGTAAACATTGTACCTGGCGATGTGGTCAAGGCCATTTACCATAACGAGTTACAGGCGTACGACCTCATATATACTGGAGAAGTCTTTGACGATCATGTGGTGAGGAGTCTCATTACGATGTATACGTTCCAGAAAACGCTCTTTCTCAGTGTAATGGATGATCATTGGAGACATGAGTTGGAGCGGGGTTGCGACCAGATCGTGGCGATGCAGAAGCCAGAGGAACGGATGGAAAGTCTGCTGCAACTGGAGGATCGACTAATTCAGGAGGCGATTTTGCTGCCCGTGTATAGCTTCAGTGAGGTGCATTCACATCATCCATCGCTGCGAGATTATCACGTGATGGGGTATGGTATGCCGGACTTGCGGCGGTTGTGGGTGAAACGCAGTCCTACTGCGCCTGAAGAGTCCTCCAGCTATTCGGCCTATATCCCGCTGTGGTAA
- a CDS encoding serine hydrolase — MTTTNLHSLLDGLDEYVEEQMKHWKGVGAAVAVVHKNEVIWQKGYGYRDLEAKLGVTPSTLFAIGSSTKAFTAATAAILVDQKLLNWDTPIVQYMPDFKMFDPVATERLTIRDILCHHSGLPRHELAWYNSPHSREELVHRLRYLEPNEDFRNKWQYQNMMYMTAGYLIGLLKEASWESVLEDSLLRPLGMDSSVLSVDFMQLQPEYALPYMEKDEQHIRIPYRNIDTIGPAGSINSNLIDMVSWLKFQLNQGQHDGKALISIEEMETMHDPHMPCDSSFRSKEVPISTYGLGWTIESYRGHRMIHHGGGIDGFTSQVAFLPEEQIGVVVLCNSNGSVVPYTVSYNIIDRLLELEPIDWSDRLTKLINGEGSQPENASETTEDIAFVESEHQETTDFEKTEVQPLERLISDYTGVYNHLGYGDILIEPTAEGGLRATINDLDMSMQYIGNETFDVELVQQGQGQKLPLTFTLDDQNYIQSLQIPLLTEPNANEVTFTKVETKAISKAAVNAQK, encoded by the coding sequence ATGACAACAACTAATCTTCACTCATTGCTGGATGGATTGGATGAATATGTGGAAGAACAAATGAAACACTGGAAAGGTGTGGGCGCAGCCGTTGCGGTTGTGCACAAGAATGAGGTGATCTGGCAAAAAGGGTATGGCTATCGTGACCTTGAAGCCAAGCTGGGCGTAACTCCAAGCACGCTCTTTGCAATCGGTTCATCTACCAAGGCTTTTACAGCAGCGACTGCCGCTATACTTGTAGACCAAAAGCTATTGAACTGGGACACGCCGATTGTGCAATATATGCCTGATTTCAAAATGTTCGACCCGGTAGCGACGGAGCGGCTAACGATCCGGGATATATTATGCCATCACTCTGGACTTCCAAGACACGAGCTGGCTTGGTATAACTCTCCTCATTCGAGAGAAGAGCTCGTTCATCGTCTACGATACTTGGAGCCTAATGAGGATTTCAGGAATAAGTGGCAGTACCAGAACATGATGTATATGACAGCAGGTTATCTGATCGGGCTACTAAAGGAAGCATCATGGGAAAGCGTATTGGAGGATTCGTTACTGCGTCCACTTGGGATGGATTCAAGCGTCCTGTCTGTGGATTTCATGCAGCTCCAGCCTGAATATGCTTTACCTTATATGGAGAAGGATGAACAGCATATTCGAATTCCCTATCGCAATATCGATACGATTGGCCCTGCTGGCTCGATTAACAGCAATCTCATAGATATGGTTTCCTGGTTAAAATTCCAACTGAATCAAGGACAGCATGATGGCAAAGCGCTCATTTCCATAGAGGAAATGGAGACCATGCATGACCCGCATATGCCGTGTGATTCATCATTCCGTAGTAAAGAAGTTCCTATTAGCACCTATGGATTGGGATGGACCATTGAATCCTATCGTGGTCATCGAATGATTCATCATGGCGGAGGGATTGACGGTTTTACCTCCCAGGTTGCCTTTCTGCCAGAAGAACAGATTGGCGTTGTTGTGCTATGTAATAGCAATGGCAGCGTAGTGCCTTATACCGTTTCCTATAACATTATTGATCGATTACTTGAACTGGAACCAATCGACTGGAGCGATAGATTGACCAAACTCATCAATGGGGAGGGCTCACAGCCAGAGAACGCATCCGAAACTACAGAAGATATAGCCTTTGTAGAATCCGAACATCAGGAGACAACAGACTTCGAGAAAACGGAAGTTCAACCCTTGGAACGTCTCATATCCGATTATACTGGCGTTTACAACCATCTTGGATATGGCGATATCCTGATCGAACCCACTGCTGAAGGCGGATTACGTGCCACAATTAACGATTTAGACATGAGTATGCAGTACATTGGCAACGAAACCTTCGATGTTGAGCTTGTTCAACAGGGACAGGGACAGAAGCTCCCGCTCACATTCACCTTAGATGATCAGAACTATATTCAATCTCTCCAGATTCCATTATTGACGGAGCCCAATGCAAATGAAGTTACATTTACTAAAGTTGAAACCAAAGCTATTTCAAAAGCTGCTGTTAATGCCCAAAAGTAA